The Streptomyces griseiscabiei genome includes a window with the following:
- a CDS encoding IS3 family transposase: MTALVDEHPRLGVECVLRELHIPSSTYYRWRRAEKEPCERRRRDVELAERIKEIHAESGGNYGSPRVHAVLRREGTRVGRKRVERLMREADIAGISPRRKGFTRRDPKASLAPDLVNRDFTAPAPNRLWVTDLTMVSTGEGPLWLSAIRDAFSRRVVAWETSARADADLVLTTLEYALASREVEPGKLIHHADHGCQYTSIKLTTRLMRAGVEASMGSVGDSYDNALAENLWMLIKTEGLRGRTFTTRAEANLALFEYIDGFYNSRRIQERLGFLSPIEFEEKYYAEQATAEPTNLNTRQPLLTS, from the coding sequence GTGACGGCGCTCGTTGACGAGCATCCCCGCCTGGGAGTCGAGTGCGTCCTGCGGGAACTGCACATCCCCTCCTCCACCTACTACCGCTGGCGCCGCGCGGAGAAGGAACCGTGCGAACGGCGACGCCGCGACGTCGAACTGGCCGAGCGGATCAAGGAGATCCACGCGGAGTCCGGCGGCAATTACGGATCGCCGCGCGTGCACGCCGTCCTCAGACGCGAGGGCACACGCGTGGGCCGCAAGCGGGTCGAGCGCCTGATGCGCGAGGCCGACATCGCGGGGATCAGCCCGCGGCGGAAGGGCTTCACGCGCCGCGATCCCAAGGCCAGCCTCGCCCCGGACCTGGTCAACCGGGACTTCACCGCACCGGCGCCGAACCGGTTGTGGGTCACCGACCTCACGATGGTCTCCACCGGCGAGGGACCGTTGTGGCTCTCCGCGATCCGGGACGCATTCTCCCGGCGGGTGGTCGCGTGGGAGACCTCCGCCCGCGCGGACGCCGACCTGGTCCTGACCACGCTGGAGTACGCGCTCGCGTCCCGCGAGGTCGAGCCGGGCAAGCTCATCCACCACGCCGACCACGGCTGTCAGTACACGTCCATCAAGCTCACAACCCGGCTGATGCGGGCGGGAGTTGAGGCGTCCATGGGCTCCGTCGGGGACTCGTACGACAACGCCCTCGCGGAGAACCTCTGGATGCTCATCAAAACCGAGGGCCTCCGTGGCCGCACCTTCACCACGAGGGCCGAGGCGAATCTCGCGCTCTTCGAGTACATCGACGGCTTCTATAACTCCCGCCGCATCCAGGAACGGCTCGGCTTCCTCAGCCCGATCGAGTTCGAGGAGAAGTACTACGCCGAGCAGGCGACGGCCGAACCAACGAATCTGAACACCCGTCAACCCCTGCTGACCAGCTGA
- a CDS encoding transposase, with the protein MAAPRKYSLELRERAVRMYRTTEPKPQIKKLAVDLGVHPEALRGWIRQAEADAGERDDRLTTDERAELAALRKENAQLKRANDVLRTASAFFAAQLDPTRPR; encoded by the coding sequence ATGGCTGCACCCCGGAAATACTCGCTCGAGTTGCGTGAGCGTGCGGTACGGATGTACCGCACCACCGAGCCGAAGCCGCAGATCAAGAAGCTGGCCGTCGACCTCGGCGTGCACCCCGAGGCCCTGCGCGGCTGGATCCGCCAGGCCGAGGCGGACGCCGGCGAACGCGACGACCGTCTCACCACCGACGAACGCGCCGAGCTCGCGGCCCTGCGCAAGGAGAACGCCCAGCTCAAGCGGGCCAACGACGTCCTGCGGACGGCCTCGGCTTTTTTCGCGGCGCAACTCGACCCGACCCGGCCCAGGTGA